The genomic window GATACGGACCTCCCGACGGAGCCTGAGCGCACGTTGTCGCAATCGAACGACGGAACGACTGACGCATACGTGACGACCTCAGAATGAATCGTTGTGGCCGGCATTACAGCAGATAGAAAGAAACTCCGCACGGGCTCCCTGCATTGTCTTTCTTGATCTAAAGACAGTACTTCCGGCTCGGTTCTGCAACGCTGTCGTTCCGGACTCGATCTTGCTCAGCATCCCCCTACCCCGCTGAATGGCCTTACTGCTCGTATACGTTGCGCTAGCGCTCGGCGTGTCATTCCTGTGCTCTGTGATGGAAGCAGTCATCCTGAGCGTAACCCCCTCGTACGTGGCCGCTCTTGGCCGAGAGGAGGACAGCTGGGTCGGTGAACGCCTTCAGGCCATGAAGGAAGACATCGACCGGCCTCTTGCGGCGATCTTGAGCCTAAACACGATCGCCCATACCGTCGGTGCTGCAGGAGCGGGTGCACAGGCCGCCGTGGTATTTGGTGAAGCCTACACCGGGGTGATCGCAGCCATCCTCACGCTGCTTATTCTCGTGCTGTCGGAGATTATTCCGAAGACGCTGGGCGCCGTGTACTGGAGGCAACTTGCACCGGTCGTGGTGCGCGTGCTCGCCCCCACGATCATAGCCATGAAACCACTCGTTCTGCTGTCGAAAGGCATCACGTACCTGCTGTCACAGGACGAGGAGCAGACGTCGTTCAGCCGGGAGGAATTCACGGCGATGGCAGAGATCGGCGAAGAAGAAGGGGTCTTCGAGGAAAAAGAGTCTCGCATCCTCAGAAACCTGTTCCGCTTCAACTCGCTGCGCGTCCGTGATGTCATGACACCGCGGACGGTCGTGTTCGACCTTCCGGAGGAAAAAACGATCGGAGACGTGGTCTCAGAACACGACGAGTTTCGTTTCTCGCGGATTCCGGTGTACAACGCCAACCGGGATGACATCACGGGCTACGTTCTGAAGGACGAGATGCTTCTCCTCGCCGCACAAGAGGAAATGGACGTGCAGCTACGAGAGTTGTCTCGCGAGATTCTGGTCGTCCGCGAAACGCTGCCATTGCCCGACCTGCTGGAGCGTCTCCTGGATCGCCTCGAGCACATCGCTCTGGTCGTCGACGAGTACGGCGGCATGGCGGGTATCGTCTCGATGGAGGATGTCGTGGAAACACTTCTCGGCATGGAAATCGTCGACGAGGCCGATTCGGTCGAAGACATGCAGGCGCTCGCACGCCAACAGTGGTTCAAGCGGGCGAAGGATCTCGGCATGGTCCCGGACGAAGTTCTCGATCCGGACAAAGACACAGAGGCCATCCTGCGCTACTCGATCACGGGAGGCCAACCGCCCCCGGACACGTCTGAATCCCCGTCTTCTTCCGAAGAGGCGTCGTAAACACGAAAGGCACGTCCGTTTCTGTCGTGCCTGAACTCACGTCTCACGTCGGCATCTCTCGCTACGTTCACGCCCTACCTCCTCCCCTGCGCAATGCGGTCCATTCATAGCTTTCCGGATGCGGAGCTTCGCACCTTCGACCGTCCGGATCTGCCGCCTGCCGACGAGCTCGACAACGTTTACCTGATCGGCATCTGCGGAACGGGAATGGGGGCTCTCGCTGGTCTCTTCAAGGAAGCGGGTTGCAGCGTGCGAGGCTCCGACGAGTCGGTGTACCCGCCCATGAGCACGCATCTGGCGGAGCGCAACATCGAGGTCATGGAGGGCTACGATCCGGCTCACCTCGATCCGGCCCCCGACCTCGTGGTTGTGGGAAATGCATGCACCCCGACCCATCCCGAGGCGGCTGCAGCACGCGAACGCGGGCTCGTTCAGGCCTCGTTTCCAGAGGCTCTGTCACACTACTTCCTACAGCACGAGCGTCGCCGCTCCCTCGTCGTCGCCGGAACGCACGGCAAGACGACAACGACCGGACTGCTGATTCACGTCCTCCAGTCGGCCGACGCCGATCCGGGCTTCCTCGTCGGGGGTGTCATGCAGAACACGGGTCGTTCGTACGCGCTCGGCTCCGACCAGCCCTTTGTGGTCGAGGGCGACGAGTATGATAGCGCCTACTTCGACAAACAGCCCAAGATGATGCACTACGTGCCGGATCGGGCCATCATCACGTCGATGGAGTTCGACCACGCCGACATCTACGAGGACGAGACCGATTACCGTTCGGCCTTCGAAGCATTCGCCGGAACGCTGGACCCACGCGATGGCATCCTGGTTCTCTGCGGCGACGACCCCGACGTACGCGCACTGGCGAATCACACCGATGCGCGTACCCGGACGTACGGCCTCAGCGACGGAAACGATATCTCCGCCCGCGATATCTCCGTCACGGAAAACGGTATCTCGTTCACCCTGACGATGGGCGGACTGGCGCGGGGATCCTACACGCTGCCGATGCACGGACGCCATAACCTACAGAATGCTCTCGCCGTCGCGACCCTGGCTTTTACCGAGGGATGCTCTCCCGCGCAGATCGCGGAAGGTTTCGCCTCGTGGGAAGGCATGAAGCGCCGCCAGGAGGTTCGCGGCGAAGTGGGTGGCGTCCTCGTGCTCGACGACTTCGCGCACCATCCCACGGCCGTACGCGCGACGATCGACGGGATTCGTGCTGCGTACCCGAACCGTCGCCTCGTCGCTATCTTCGAGCCGCGATCAAACTCAAGTCGACGGAAGGTCTTTGAGCAGGCGTACGGAGACGCATTCGCCTCCGCAGACGTCGCCTATCTGAAAGCCCCACCCGTGCGGCACAACGACGACGCCGATGCGATGCTCGACCCCGAGGCCGTCGTCCGCCGCATCGAGCACCACGATGTACCGGCGCACGCCTTTGACAACACCGATGCGTTGCTCCACGAACTTGAACAGGCGCTACAATCCAATGACCTGGCGCTCATCATGAGCAACGGCAGCTTTGATGGCCTTCACGAGCGGCTGCTCAAGGCCCTGCGCGAACGAACATAAACACCTCCCCATCGCCACTGCGACAAAAAACGCCCCGCCCGGTCTCAGCCCGGCGGGGCGTTTTCATTTACAGCACGGGAATCAGACACGAGTGCACTAGCGAACGACCGTGATCTTTGTCGTTCGAACCTGTCCTCCGGCCGTCAGGCGCAGGAAGTACATGCCCGTGGCAAGGCCACTCGCATCGAGCGTCGTCTTCTGTCGCCCCGTACCGGACACGGCCATCGACCGCACCTCACGCCCCAGGAGGTCGTATAGCACGAGTTGTGCGTCGTTGGCGTCGGCCGGCACCGCAAAACGTACGGTTGCGCGGCTCCGCGTCGGATTCGGGTACGTACCGAGGAGCTCGAGCTTGTCCGCAGCTGCCAGTTCGACGGAAACCGGCTCCGTGACGCTTTCGCCTCCATCGACATCGACTTGACGCAGGCGGTACGCGACCGATTTCGCCTCGTACGGAAGCGTATCGTCCGTGAAGCGGTACGATTGCCGCTCGCTCGTCGTCCCGGCGCCTTCGACCCGCGAGATCGACGTCCACGTAGCGGAGTCACCGAGTCGCCGCTGCACGTCGAAGCCGGCGTTGTTCGTCTCCGTCAGCGTCGCCCACTGCAGCTCGACGTCTCCACTCGACGGCGTCGCCTCGAATCCGGCCATCTCCACCGGCAGTGGAGCCGACGCATTCGACAGCGGAAGACCGCTGAAGGTGGACTGGCTCTGTCCGTTCACGCTGGCGACCTGTGCGCCGGAGAGCGTCAGATCAGCCGGAGCGTCCAGGAAGAATCGAACGTCCGAAGCATCTGCGTCCGTCTCCACGTCAATGGCCAGGATAACGTATGTCGCGTTCGTCGACACCGGCGCACTGAAGCCGGAGAAGTCGATGGTTGCCGGCGCACTCGTGTTGTCGATCGACACGGTCGCCAGTTCGGTATCCGATCCGACCTCGAGCGTTTGGTCCGCGGACGCAAAGAGGCGGGCGGCGGAAATGTCCGGCACACCCGGATTGTCGTTCGTGATACTGACAGCATCGAACGAAGCACCCGCACTGGATGCCGACAGTTCGAAGATGCCGACGACGTTGTTGTTCGTCCCCGACGACACGTCGGCCGTCAGATCCAGGCCGGCAGAGGAACCATCCGTAATGGCGAGGTCCGCGGCAGCGGTCGTGAAGGTCTGCGTGCCGCCGCGCGTCGTTCCGCCATCATTGCTGGCAATTACCTCGAAGGTGTACTCCGTGTCCGGAAGCAACCCGCTGACACTGGCGCTTGCGTCCTGGTCGCCGGTTCCTGTGAGCGGGCTCTGATCCGCCGTGATCGTGGTCGCCGAACTCGCACCATCCGCCGTCGCGTAGTAATCGAACGATACAGTGGTCGAGACGCCCTCCGGGTCAACAGTTCCGTTCAGTGTAGCGCTGGTTTCCGTCACCGAGCTCGCGGCGTTCGTCGTCGCCGCGGCCGGGACGGCCTGGCCGGTCCCCGCAACCGTCACATCGTACGGATTCTCATCGGGGTCATTATTGGAGACGCTGATGCTGAACGAGCGGGCACCGGTCCCACTCGGTGTAAACTGCACCTCGAGCTGCACCTGATCATTCGGAGCGACCGTGTTAGTCGACGGAGAACTCGTAACCTGAAAGTCGCTCGACCCGGATGACGAGATCCCGGAGATGGTGAGGTCCGCACTTCCGTTGTTCTCAACTGTAAACGTCTGCGTTGCGGTCGCACCGAGATCGACGGAGCCAAAGTCGAAACTTCCCCCATCGGCAATCGCCGTCCGTGAGGGGCTCGTTTCTGCGAACACATCGGCTTCCGGTACGCCTGCCGTCGCAAAGCTGAGCTCTCCACCACGCGTTGTGCCCTCGTCCGTCGTCGAGATCACCTCAAAGGTGTACTGAGTGTTCGGCGACAGACCGGCAAGATCGGCCGTAACGGCCGTTCCGGAGGCACTGGTCACCGTGTTAGGCGTGGCGTTCACCGACGTGGACGATCCAGATCCGGCAGCAGTCTCATAGTACTCGAAGGTAATCGTTGCATCCGGACCGCCGCCCGTGCCCACCGTGCCGTTCAATGTCGCTGCGGAGGACGTAACGCCAGATACAGCGTTCGTCGTCGCCACGGGAGCTTCAGTGGCGTCATCAATCGTGATCGTGATACTCTGAGACGTGACGTTGTTTTTGATCTCACCGTCGTTGGCCGTCACTTCCACGATGTACTCGTTATTGCTATTGTCGTCGGATGGACGCTCAAAATCGAGTGCCGCATCAAGTGAAAGCTCTCCGG from Longibacter salinarum includes these protein-coding regions:
- a CDS encoding CNNM domain-containing protein, giving the protein MALLLVYVALALGVSFLCSVMEAVILSVTPSYVAALGREEDSWVGERLQAMKEDIDRPLAAILSLNTIAHTVGAAGAGAQAAVVFGEAYTGVIAAILTLLILVLSEIIPKTLGAVYWRQLAPVVVRVLAPTIIAMKPLVLLSKGITYLLSQDEEQTSFSREEFTAMAEIGEEEGVFEEKESRILRNLFRFNSLRVRDVMTPRTVVFDLPEEKTIGDVVSEHDEFRFSRIPVYNANRDDITGYVLKDEMLLLAAQEEMDVQLRELSREILVVRETLPLPDLLERLLDRLEHIALVVDEYGGMAGIVSMEDVVETLLGMEIVDEADSVEDMQALARQQWFKRAKDLGMVPDEVLDPDKDTEAILRYSITGGQPPPDTSESPSSSEEAS
- a CDS encoding UDP-N-acetylmuramate--L-alanine ligase; translation: MRSIHSFPDAELRTFDRPDLPPADELDNVYLIGICGTGMGALAGLFKEAGCSVRGSDESVYPPMSTHLAERNIEVMEGYDPAHLDPAPDLVVVGNACTPTHPEAAAARERGLVQASFPEALSHYFLQHERRRSLVVAGTHGKTTTTGLLIHVLQSADADPGFLVGGVMQNTGRSYALGSDQPFVVEGDEYDSAYFDKQPKMMHYVPDRAIITSMEFDHADIYEDETDYRSAFEAFAGTLDPRDGILVLCGDDPDVRALANHTDARTRTYGLSDGNDISARDISVTENGISFTLTMGGLARGSYTLPMHGRHNLQNALAVATLAFTEGCSPAQIAEGFASWEGMKRRQEVRGEVGGVLVLDDFAHHPTAVRATIDGIRAAYPNRRLVAIFEPRSNSSRRKVFEQAYGDAFASADVAYLKAPPVRHNDDADAMLDPEAVVRRIEHHDVPAHAFDNTDALLHELEQALQSNDLALIMSNGSFDGLHERLLKALRERT
- a CDS encoding choice-of-anchor D domain-containing protein — its product is MPQATMYRFSRFLLLMVMGVLLFGGAAPSAHAQNLITQPSSLDESGPDCVSGNSIADAWNTTEILCGKPNIPGEQPTSDPGTNTVADEPTDDANGYFWARSKGDKPMFYTIPGLSSGATYRFETYVANVASGSPDAIVITLQWQDGSGANVGAPVTLGESSPATNAWEQVEKTGIVAPSGIEQAELTVTFDDRGGIGYADVFVDEFFFEETAAAPVNSDPVFASGASTSLTVDEDASATSVSTQLEVDDSDSGQTLEWSVVSGPANGTLSGFPTTAASGSGVQPSGVTYEPNANYSGSDSFEIQVSDGNGGTDNITVNVTVDNLAPVFTSASAASVTENTTGTVLNVDAEDGGSSDGGISSYSISGGADAAFFSINTTTGELSLDAALDFERPSDDNSNNEYIVEVTANDGEIKNNVTSQSITITIDDATEAPVATTNAVSGVTSSAATLNGTVGTGGGPDATITFEYYETAAGSGSSTSVNATPNTVTSASGTAVTADLAGLSPNTQYTFEVISTTDEGTTRGGELSFATAGVPEADVFAETSPSRTAIADGGSFDFGSVDLGATATQTFTVENNGSADLTISGISSSGSSDFQVTSSPSTNTVAPNDQVQLEVQFTPSGTGARSFSISVSNNDPDENPYDVTVAGTGQAVPAAATTNAASSVTETSATLNGTVDPEGVSTTVSFDYYATADGASSATTITADQSPLTGTGDQDASASVSGLLPDTEYTFEVIASNDGGTTRGGTQTFTTAAADLAITDGSSAGLDLTADVSSGTNNNVVGIFELSASSAGASFDAVSITNDNPGVPDISAARLFASADQTLEVGSDTELATVSIDNTSAPATIDFSGFSAPVSTNATYVILAIDVETDADASDVRFFLDAPADLTLSGAQVASVNGQSQSTFSGLPLSNASAPLPVEMAGFEATPSSGDVELQWATLTETNNAGFDVQRRLGDSATWTSISRVEGAGTTSERQSYRFTDDTLPYEAKSVAYRLRQVDVDGGESVTEPVSVELAAADKLELLGTYPNPTRSRATVRFAVPADANDAQLVLYDLLGREVRSMAVSGTGRQKTTLDASGLATGMYFLRLTAGGQVRTTKITVVR